Proteins encoded by one window of Ochrobactrum sp. BTU1:
- a CDS encoding acyl-CoA dehydrogenase family protein produces the protein MTAATPITSDLMAEARELAESEFRPKAAEIDRTEAYPWQNVKKLAKAGFMGMTLPKQYGGRGLTYRDAVVVIEEMSRCCGTMGRITVEANMGAIGAIMRYGSDKQKHLASELVLAGDKPAICITEPAAGSAATEMTTTASKIGDKYVINGKKHWITGGGVSQLHLVFARLIENGQSKGIAGFIAVRDKTPGLVVGKREPAMGLRGIPETEILFEDMEIDEDMVVVPPEGIKRGFAGLMRAYNSQRVGAGTVALGIAQGAFEHAVTYAQERQQFGRPIAEFQGLQWMIADMSISLAAARGLLRSAAETQVDGFPEICAAAQAKILAAEAAQSVTSAALQIHGAMGYSRNLPLERMVRDARMFSIAGGTAQILRTQVAGAVMDMKTPQTRDGYLQKEVTPDRGNALLSVASSM, from the coding sequence ATGACTGCTGCAACCCCTATTACCAGCGATTTGATGGCCGAAGCGCGCGAGCTTGCGGAAAGTGAATTTCGACCAAAGGCGGCAGAAATAGATCGAACCGAAGCTTATCCATGGCAAAATGTAAAAAAGCTTGCGAAAGCTGGCTTTATGGGGATGACTCTTCCAAAGCAGTATGGCGGCCGTGGATTGACCTATCGCGACGCAGTAGTTGTAATTGAGGAAATGTCCCGTTGCTGCGGGACAATGGGACGGATCACGGTCGAAGCCAATATGGGGGCGATTGGCGCGATCATGCGCTATGGCTCTGACAAGCAAAAACATCTCGCCAGCGAACTAGTGTTGGCAGGCGACAAGCCGGCGATTTGTATAACTGAACCGGCTGCTGGCAGTGCTGCCACCGAGATGACAACAACTGCGAGCAAAATCGGCGACAAGTACGTCATCAATGGTAAGAAGCATTGGATTACTGGAGGTGGTGTCTCACAGCTGCATCTCGTTTTCGCCCGTCTGATCGAAAATGGCCAATCAAAGGGCATCGCTGGCTTTATTGCTGTCAGGGACAAAACCCCAGGCCTGGTAGTCGGCAAGCGAGAACCAGCAATGGGGCTTCGCGGAATACCTGAAACTGAAATTCTCTTTGAAGATATGGAAATCGATGAAGATATGGTCGTCGTTCCGCCGGAGGGTATCAAGCGAGGTTTCGCAGGTTTGATGCGCGCCTACAATTCTCAACGTGTGGGTGCGGGAACGGTCGCATTGGGAATCGCTCAGGGCGCTTTTGAACACGCTGTTACCTATGCACAAGAGCGTCAGCAATTTGGGCGCCCCATAGCCGAATTCCAAGGGCTACAATGGATGATCGCGGACATGTCGATTTCATTAGCTGCTGCCCGCGGACTGCTTCGGTCCGCAGCAGAAACGCAGGTTGATGGCTTTCCAGAGATATGTGCTGCCGCACAGGCGAAAATTCTCGCCGCAGAAGCAGCTCAATCCGTAACCAGTGCCGCCCTTCAAATCCATGGTGCGATGGGCTATTCCCGTAATTTGCCACTGGAACGCATGGTGCGTGATGCGCGGATGTTCAGTATAGCAGGCGGCACAGCGCAGATCCTGCGCACGCAGGTCGCCGGAGCAGTGATGGATATGAAAACACCGCAAACACGGGACGGATATCTGCAAAAGGAGGTGACTCCAGACAGAGGAAATGCGCTTCTGAGCGTTGCAAGTTCCATGTAA
- a CDS encoding CoA transferase: MKNLDHTILSSDGPLQGIRVLDLSRILAGPSCTQLLGDMGADIIKIERPGEGDDTRSWGPPFVTDPDGCPTRESAYFLCANRNKRSLALDISDPDDVKILKKLVKECDIIVENFKVGGLRKYGLDYESLAEEKPDLVYCSITGFGQTGPNAAKPGYDLLAQAYGGIMSLTGEPTGEPMKVGVGVADVVCGLYAATAILAALRHRDQTGVGQQIDIALVDSQISWLVNAGTYYLLSGKAPERHGNQHPNIVPYQVFEVSDGYVVVAVGNDRQYRSLCDIVERPDLATDSRFETNAARIENREVLIKALEKELKRISKQSLVVEMERAGVPGGPINSLSDVFASEQVESREMKISMPYPTSNTGDVSLIGNPIKFSDTPVTYRRAPPTCGEHTNEILEQFGLIDSAPQLILK; encoded by the coding sequence ATGAAAAATTTAGACCACACAATCTTATCTTCCGATGGTCCTCTGCAAGGCATTAGAGTGCTCGATCTATCGCGCATTCTAGCAGGGCCGTCATGTACGCAATTGCTTGGCGATATGGGGGCGGATATCATTAAGATAGAGCGCCCCGGCGAAGGGGACGACACCCGAAGCTGGGGCCCCCCATTTGTCACAGACCCAGACGGCTGTCCCACAAGGGAAAGCGCGTATTTTCTATGTGCTAATCGCAACAAGAGATCGCTGGCGCTCGACATCTCTGATCCGGATGATGTCAAGATACTCAAGAAGCTTGTGAAAGAATGCGATATTATAGTGGAAAATTTCAAGGTCGGAGGATTGCGCAAATACGGGCTGGACTATGAGAGCCTAGCTGAGGAAAAGCCCGATCTTGTGTACTGTTCGATCACCGGCTTTGGTCAGACCGGGCCGAATGCAGCTAAGCCAGGTTATGATTTACTTGCTCAGGCTTATGGCGGGATCATGAGCTTGACTGGTGAGCCGACTGGGGAGCCGATGAAAGTCGGCGTCGGTGTGGCGGATGTTGTCTGTGGTCTATATGCGGCTACTGCCATCCTCGCCGCACTGCGACATCGGGATCAGACTGGTGTTGGTCAGCAAATCGACATCGCTCTCGTGGACTCCCAGATATCGTGGCTCGTGAATGCAGGTACATATTATCTGTTGTCCGGCAAAGCGCCTGAGAGACACGGCAACCAGCATCCAAACATTGTTCCTTATCAAGTGTTTGAAGTTTCAGATGGGTATGTCGTGGTAGCTGTGGGAAACGACCGTCAGTACCGGAGCCTTTGCGATATTGTTGAGCGACCCGATCTGGCAACCGATAGTCGTTTCGAAACCAACGCAGCTCGTATCGAAAACCGTGAGGTATTGATTAAGGCTTTGGAGAAAGAGCTTAAACGGATTTCGAAACAAAGTCTGGTCGTTGAGATGGAACGCGCAGGTGTTCCGGGCGGCCCCATCAATTCGCTTTCAGATGTTTTTGCGTCTGAACAGGTGGAAAGCCGCGAGATGAAGATTTCCATGCCCTACCCGACGTCAAATACCGGCGATGTGAGCCTGATCGGCAATCCGATTAAGTTCAGCGATACGCCAGTTACATATCGTCGGGCGCCACCGACCTGCGGGGAACACACCAACGAAATTCTCGAGCAATTTGGCCTGATAGATTCAGCGCCCCAGCTGATTTTGAAATGA
- a CDS encoding acetolactate synthase large subunit, whose protein sequence is MNGADVLCETLLLNGIDVCFANPGTSEMHFVAALDRQPKIRCVLGLFEGVVTGAADGFARMTDRPAATLLHLGPGLANGLANLHNARRAFSPMVNVVGDHATQHLAYDAPLTSDIESLARPMSGWIGRAQSADDVGRQTARAITEANRAPGAISTLILPADAAWGEVHSKVPSRATRIPADHPDPDKIREAAEALRGGKNTTILVSGTSLRAENLKVLSQIAAMTGSRLMAQQSNSRMQRGAGRVVVDRVPFAIDKAIETFAETEQIILIGAKAPVGFFAYPGKPSSMLPPACIVLDMAPNHQDLTSAINLLADEIGLSVKSNAIVAMREKPPMSRGALTPEAISIALAHHMPENSIICDESVSSGRDFFRHTYGAEPHDFLQLTGGSIGIGLPLAVGAAIACPDRKVITLQADGSGMYTVQALWTQARERLDILTIVYANQCYNILHGELKQVGAGVAGVNASRMLDLVDPTLDWVGIANGMGVEAVRVDTVEGFESALKAACQQHGPFLIEAMI, encoded by the coding sequence TCGAGGGAGTAGTCACTGGAGCCGCGGACGGGTTTGCCCGGATGACGGATCGACCGGCGGCGACTTTGTTGCATCTGGGGCCGGGGCTGGCAAATGGTCTCGCAAACCTGCACAATGCCCGTCGTGCTTTCTCGCCGATGGTCAATGTCGTCGGTGATCATGCAACACAGCATCTCGCCTATGATGCGCCACTGACTTCCGACATAGAGTCGCTGGCGCGTCCGATGTCGGGATGGATAGGAAGAGCGCAATCTGCAGATGATGTCGGGCGACAGACTGCACGTGCAATTACGGAAGCCAACAGGGCGCCCGGCGCTATCTCTACTCTTATCCTACCTGCTGACGCTGCGTGGGGAGAGGTTCACAGCAAGGTTCCAAGCAGAGCAACCCGAATTCCCGCCGATCATCCAGACCCTGATAAGATTAGAGAGGCAGCGGAGGCACTGCGAGGTGGAAAGAATACGACCATTCTCGTTTCCGGCACTTCGCTAAGGGCGGAAAATCTCAAAGTGCTGAGCCAGATTGCTGCAATGACAGGCTCACGGCTGATGGCGCAGCAATCGAATAGCAGAATGCAACGCGGTGCAGGTCGGGTCGTTGTGGACCGAGTGCCTTTTGCAATCGATAAGGCGATTGAAACCTTCGCAGAGACGGAGCAGATTATCCTGATTGGTGCTAAGGCGCCCGTAGGTTTCTTTGCCTATCCGGGCAAACCCAGCAGCATGCTGCCTCCTGCATGCATAGTACTTGATATGGCACCGAACCATCAGGATCTGACGTCTGCAATCAACCTGCTCGCAGATGAGATCGGACTGAGCGTAAAGTCCAACGCCATTGTCGCAATGCGTGAAAAACCTCCCATGTCGAGGGGAGCACTGACGCCTGAAGCGATTTCGATCGCGCTGGCCCATCATATGCCGGAAAATTCGATTATATGCGACGAATCCGTCTCGTCAGGTCGAGATTTCTTTCGACACACTTACGGTGCAGAACCTCATGACTTCCTGCAACTGACGGGAGGGTCAATTGGCATCGGGTTGCCTCTGGCTGTTGGCGCAGCCATTGCCTGTCCAGATCGTAAGGTGATTACGCTTCAAGCGGACGGTAGCGGCATGTACACGGTACAGGCTCTCTGGACCCAGGCGCGGGAGAGGTTGGACATTCTGACCATTGTCTACGCAAATCAGTGCTACAACATTCTGCACGGCGAGCTTAAACAGGTGGGGGCCGGGGTCGCTGGCGTCAATGCAAGCAGAATGCTCGACCTAGTCGATCCGACGCTCGATTGGGTCGGTATTGCTAACGGTATGGGGGTCGAAGCTGTCCGTGTTGATACTGTGGAAGGATTTGAGAGCGCTCTGAAGGCGGCTTGCCAGCAACATGGGCCGTTTCTAATAGAGGCAATGATCTGA
- a CDS encoding LysR family transcriptional regulator, whose protein sequence is MNLRQFRTVVTFLKQQSFASTGDQIGLSPSAVSIQMLRFEQELGIKIFNRSTRPPTLTVEGFAIAEIAHEILELEDKIRRIAKGIDIAKSITIGFVPTTLTRILPRVITCLRHEFPDLQINIKSGLSGELAAAVLRREIDYALITAPSMQMPELVVTEIAREPLFIVGPQSLKHVNSAAELITALPFIAFNKRAWLGQKIAADLQIQAIYLNDGMEIDSLDTIEQLVSQGFGVSVIPQRLLSPPLAEHLKCLPFGYPSASRILSLIEHIGLPATELERTVRKVFQSLGNQN, encoded by the coding sequence ATGAATCTCCGCCAGTTCAGAACGGTCGTGACGTTCTTGAAACAACAAAGTTTTGCTTCAACCGGCGACCAAATCGGGCTCAGCCCTTCAGCCGTGAGCATTCAGATGCTTAGGTTCGAGCAAGAACTCGGGATAAAAATTTTTAACCGTTCCACCCGTCCGCCAACGTTAACGGTTGAAGGATTTGCCATCGCCGAAATTGCACACGAGATACTTGAGCTAGAGGACAAGATAAGAAGAATTGCAAAAGGCATCGACATCGCAAAGTCTATTACGATCGGTTTTGTTCCGACAACACTGACACGTATTCTTCCCCGGGTAATCACCTGCTTGCGGCACGAATTTCCCGATCTTCAGATCAATATCAAATCAGGATTGTCTGGCGAATTGGCAGCAGCCGTATTACGGCGCGAAATTGACTACGCATTAATCACTGCACCGAGCATGCAGATGCCGGAGCTGGTAGTCACCGAAATTGCGCGCGAACCTCTGTTCATCGTAGGCCCGCAATCTCTGAAACACGTAAACTCTGCTGCAGAGCTCATCACTGCGTTGCCATTTATCGCGTTCAATAAACGTGCTTGGCTAGGACAGAAAATTGCCGCAGACTTACAAATACAAGCCATTTATCTAAACGACGGCATGGAAATCGACTCTCTAGATACGATAGAGCAGCTCGTCTCTCAGGGATTTGGCGTTTCTGTCATTCCGCAGCGACTTTTGTCGCCGCCACTAGCAGAACATTTAAAATGCCTGCCATTCGGCTATCCTTCGGCATCGCGAATCCTTTCACTTATAGAACATATCGGGCTGCCGGCTACCGAGCTAGAAAGGACTGTACGCAAAGTGTTCCAGTCACTGGGAAATCAGAATTAA
- a CDS encoding C69 family dipeptidase: MEEEVMKVLKFGKVLSLNVLMLSMLYSNAFASYGFYVGKNLTDDGSVLIGGTGEEVSGHWLTVVPAKKHPEGSTISVGATDKAYMPGKLIEIPQVPETYKYINMNYSDFEGFPAPLTNGGLNEYGVAIRDIWSNSRDELVKMTPNPQTGPQYSDLARIGLERAKTAREAVEIIGDLINKHGYTTYGGNSHLIADKDEGWVMIQFAGGKGLWVAERLGPDDVRVSYPGYIGEIPADITESKDYMASPNFYDVAIEQGWWKREGDKPFNVHAVYSEQDRPMRTGQKHWTIDTVEKELHEMAPVTLKKMMKLVRDPRVSTERSGYGEVAQLRNTAHSGLNLLWVAPTGSVTAPFVPYHIGINKVIPEYGIHRYLFRDAGSTFLNAEYQSQEATQFAGRLFKRIMYHTCANPETFLPEVTQALEAFEAKQIDDIREVQATADILYKAEKPELASKYLTDYSVRQSERALDLGEALLASIEARSKLIHGIETAAGTAINAEGTDMPCRKK, encoded by the coding sequence ATGGAAGAAGAAGTGATGAAAGTTTTGAAATTTGGTAAAGTTCTGTCTTTGAATGTATTGATGCTATCAATGCTTTATTCAAATGCTTTTGCTAGCTATGGTTTTTATGTTGGAAAGAATTTAACAGATGATGGTTCTGTTCTAATCGGCGGAACGGGTGAAGAAGTGTCCGGTCACTGGCTAACCGTAGTGCCGGCTAAAAAGCATCCAGAAGGCTCGACAATATCTGTAGGCGCGACTGACAAAGCTTACATGCCAGGCAAACTTATCGAAATCCCTCAAGTGCCTGAGACCTATAAATATATAAACATGAATTATAGCGATTTTGAAGGCTTTCCAGCACCTTTGACCAATGGTGGTCTGAACGAGTACGGCGTCGCGATCCGAGATATCTGGTCTAATTCACGTGATGAACTTGTGAAAATGACCCCAAATCCACAAACAGGACCACAATATAGTGACCTTGCACGCATTGGATTGGAGCGGGCGAAAACGGCACGTGAGGCCGTCGAAATCATTGGTGACTTAATAAATAAGCATGGCTACACGACATACGGCGGCAACTCGCATCTGATCGCAGATAAGGATGAAGGTTGGGTGATGATTCAGTTTGCAGGTGGCAAGGGATTATGGGTTGCTGAACGCTTAGGACCTGATGACGTTCGCGTCTCATATCCAGGTTATATCGGTGAAATTCCAGCCGACATAACTGAAAGTAAGGATTATATGGCCTCACCCAATTTCTATGATGTCGCTATAGAACAGGGCTGGTGGAAGCGTGAAGGTGATAAGCCATTCAATGTTCATGCTGTCTACAGCGAACAAGACCGCCCCATGCGAACTGGCCAAAAACACTGGACAATTGATACAGTTGAAAAAGAACTGCATGAAATGGCACCGGTCACGCTAAAAAAAATGATGAAGCTGGTCCGTGATCCACGCGTATCAACCGAACGCTCCGGCTACGGTGAAGTAGCTCAGCTGCGAAACACAGCTCATTCAGGCCTCAATTTGCTATGGGTTGCGCCAACTGGCTCAGTTACCGCGCCATTCGTGCCGTACCATATTGGCATCAATAAGGTCATTCCAGAATATGGGATTCATAGATACCTTTTCCGCGATGCAGGTTCCACATTTCTGAATGCCGAATATCAATCTCAGGAAGCAACACAGTTTGCAGGACGTTTGTTCAAGCGCATCATGTACCATACCTGCGCTAATCCAGAGACATTTCTTCCAGAGGTCACACAAGCACTTGAAGCCTTTGAAGCTAAGCAGATCGACGATATACGGGAAGTTCAGGCAACGGCTGATATTCTCTACAAGGCTGAGAAACCAGAATTGGCATCAAAATATTTGACAGATTATAGCGTCCGCCAATCTGAACGCGCTTTGGATCTTGGTGAAGCCCTGCTTGCTTCTATTGAGGCTCGTTCGAAGCTTATTCATGGCATCGAAACAGCTGCAGGTACGGCAATTAACGCTGAAGGTACCGACATGCCATGTCGTAAAAAATAA
- a CDS encoding tetratricopeptide repeat protein, translating to MRQYQNSDGLAFTATSTESATAFSAFTTAYMGFRRDTGGLLKALAESDPDMPMARCAKGYLAKLIGSSNHSARASVISSEMSELLKQTGANDRERAHAAALAHWCAGDLEKATGVWERILLDYPLDGLALRLAHFTHFYSGDPRRMRDSMARILPLWKPDHTDYGFLLGMYAFGLEENGEYYAAEKYGRMAVDRNPADAWSVHSVAHVLEMTERTDEGIKWVMDLENSWSSVNNFRFHLYWHRCLYHLERGEFETVLRLYDEQIVSDIESDFYLDICNASSLLWRLEMFGIDIGQRWKSLLDVARRHVNDTDLIFVSLHYLMALVAGGDREAADRMLSNIKEWSTLNGTQAQICAESGLALAQGLKLARAGRFAEAVAIMEPVRYKLDRIGGSRAQRDVFHMILLDAVKSSSDTLRARALFAERLGHKAHSSWSWKGYGEVLSTLGQSDLAQQARAKAASIIAGS from the coding sequence GTGAGACAATATCAAAATTCAGACGGCCTCGCCTTTACAGCGACATCAACCGAAAGCGCCACGGCATTCAGCGCCTTTACCACTGCCTATATGGGATTTCGCCGCGACACCGGCGGTCTGCTCAAGGCATTGGCAGAAAGCGATCCTGATATGCCTATGGCTCGATGCGCCAAAGGTTACCTTGCCAAATTGATCGGCAGTTCAAACCATTCAGCAAGAGCGAGTGTCATTTCTAGTGAGATGAGTGAGTTACTCAAGCAAACTGGTGCAAATGATCGCGAACGTGCCCACGCCGCTGCGCTGGCGCATTGGTGTGCTGGTGATCTTGAAAAGGCAACCGGTGTGTGGGAGAGGATCTTGCTCGACTACCCTCTCGACGGGCTTGCCTTGCGACTAGCGCATTTTACTCATTTTTATTCTGGTGATCCGCGCAGGATGCGAGATTCGATGGCGCGTATTCTCCCTCTCTGGAAGCCTGACCACACGGACTATGGTTTCCTGCTGGGAATGTACGCTTTTGGCCTTGAGGAAAACGGAGAATACTACGCGGCGGAAAAATATGGTCGCATGGCAGTGGATCGAAACCCAGCCGATGCATGGTCAGTGCACTCGGTAGCCCATGTTCTTGAGATGACTGAAAGGACCGACGAAGGCATCAAGTGGGTTATGGATCTCGAAAACAGCTGGTCTTCAGTTAATAATTTTCGGTTTCACCTGTATTGGCATCGGTGTCTTTATCATTTGGAACGCGGTGAATTTGAGACAGTATTGCGATTGTATGATGAGCAAATCGTATCGGATATCGAATCGGATTTTTATCTCGATATCTGCAATGCGTCGTCTCTGTTATGGCGACTGGAAATGTTTGGCATCGATATAGGTCAACGTTGGAAGTCACTTTTAGACGTTGCCCGGCGACATGTAAACGATACGGATTTGATTTTCGTATCGCTCCACTATCTCATGGCGCTCGTCGCCGGGGGCGATCGCGAAGCTGCTGACCGTATGCTCTCTAACATAAAAGAATGGTCGACCTTGAATGGTACGCAGGCCCAAATTTGTGCGGAATCTGGACTAGCGCTTGCACAAGGGCTCAAACTGGCTCGAGCTGGCCGATTTGCAGAGGCCGTGGCGATCATGGAGCCAGTTCGATACAAGCTAGACCGTATCGGGGGCAGCAGGGCTCAACGCGACGTATTCCACATGATCCTGTTAGATGCAGTCAAATCCAGCAGCGATACACTGCGCGCACGCGCGCTTTTTGCCGAACGCTTAGGCCATAAGGCACATTCGAGCTGGTCCTGGAAAGGATATGGAGAAGTTCTCAGCACCCTTGGACAAAGCGACCTAGCCCAACAGGCGCGTGCGAAAGCCGCGTCGATTATTGCGGGATCTTAG
- a CDS encoding efflux RND transporter periplasmic adaptor subunit — protein sequence MTIRRISIFAIVLGGFFFAIILAFQERSRSAGKAEVASSEERASAVTMKVTRESVVITDELPGRIVAFQKVEIRPQVGGIIKKKVVEAGSRVNAGQILFEIEPALFLADLETARAALTRAESGLEHARSAFQRAEALLASKAASLKNYEDARNNLSTAQANLAEARAAFHRRQLDLDFATIRSPIDGYIGRTVADEGSLASISGQTELAVVQQLERVYVDLRLPATKLDAVQFAAEEKIGQIEILRADGKPYSYPAKLVLSDVTVDTVTGNATIRVLVENPELQLLPGMFVRAQVPSGLLSDVILVPEYALVRTGGDDASLMVVDPDGRAKRRKITLGEATARRVVVKSGLQPGETIVIRGQDRLQDGMLVNADHSPNATTVKDKI from the coding sequence ATGACAATCCGCCGCATTTCAATTTTCGCTATCGTATTAGGCGGGTTCTTCTTCGCTATTATTCTTGCTTTTCAAGAACGGAGTAGGTCTGCTGGGAAAGCAGAAGTAGCCTCCTCTGAGGAACGAGCGAGCGCTGTAACTATGAAAGTTACGCGGGAATCCGTTGTTATTACCGATGAACTGCCGGGGCGCATTGTGGCCTTTCAAAAGGTCGAAATAAGGCCCCAAGTCGGTGGGATAATTAAGAAGAAAGTTGTTGAAGCCGGCTCCCGTGTAAATGCGGGCCAGATACTTTTTGAAATTGAACCCGCTTTGTTTTTAGCAGACCTGGAAACTGCGCGAGCCGCATTGACACGTGCAGAGAGCGGTTTAGAACATGCTCGCTCGGCATTTCAGCGCGCTGAAGCTTTGCTCGCGAGTAAGGCAGCAAGTCTTAAAAATTATGAAGACGCACGCAATAATTTGTCGACAGCGCAGGCAAATCTGGCCGAGGCTCGTGCTGCTTTTCACCGTCGTCAGCTTGATCTTGACTTCGCCACCATAAGATCGCCGATTGATGGCTACATCGGGCGAACCGTCGCGGACGAAGGCTCTCTCGCATCAATTTCGGGGCAGACCGAACTCGCAGTCGTTCAGCAGCTGGAACGTGTTTATGTGGATTTACGCCTGCCTGCGACAAAACTCGATGCCGTGCAATTTGCGGCAGAAGAGAAAATAGGCCAGATTGAGATACTACGTGCCGATGGCAAGCCATATTCCTATCCGGCGAAGCTGGTGCTTTCAGATGTTACGGTTGACACCGTGACGGGCAATGCAACGATCCGAGTGCTCGTTGAGAATCCTGAATTGCAGCTTTTGCCTGGCATGTTTGTTCGTGCCCAAGTGCCAAGCGGATTGCTCTCCGACGTAATACTTGTTCCTGAATATGCTCTCGTTCGGACAGGAGGAGACGACGCCAGTCTTATGGTCGTTGATCCCGACGGGCGCGCAAAAAGGCGCAAAATAACGCTTGGAGAAGCCACCGCTCGCCGTGTGGTGGTCAAGTCAGGGCTTCAACCGGGTGAAACCATCGTAATTCGCGGTCAGGACCGTTTGCAGGATGGGATGCTCGTAAACGCCGATCACTCACCAAACGCGACGACTGTGAAAGACAAGATTTAA